From the Mycoplasmatota bacterium genome, one window contains:
- a CDS encoding DNRLRE domain-containing protein has protein sequence MFKNIMKARLFKNVSRKTKKKMKIIVTFILAFSLFLSNLPIQNFFEVVGQTNNNLYKKEKKEKIKNYERDVVYELREKRDQYSKVFLKDDYSYEKVIYDEPVHFLKNNEWVDINNSLTLNKVTSEYENKDNAYKIKLPKEIKDNKRFKLDFEGYKIEWSLRNSLVSNIDIQKQNIKSDDPRNQENIHQSIMYSNVLENVNLEYILKGEEVKENIILNQYIENFSLTFDYKIKGLSISYNDSGNLIFVDGNKEILHFDSLYMIDAKGEISEDVQLSITEQGNHQYEIKIIPNDEWIRSSERQFPIKIDPTIKMSHTSTTSIRDKYVIKGSSNPYDNSFLKVGNRSSTVYRSYLEFDLSQFLDTKIINYALLELNVYSKSCSSVCQINLYGVSSSENYTDITGSNLPNLEGFYRIFDYENLSNSDKVYDDILDTYNNKTTYFWDFTKLMQIWVSNKETKGTVELRNNNENLTSNYVYFNSSSVTSIPLKPVVKIGFNEQVGIEDYWTYHTQNAGEAGIGYVNDYTGNLTFINTLYQTSTERNSYSLQHVYNYVNRNVNKGYGYGWSVNFDQRIFYDKENNLYYHLDGDGTKQYYVFDEKKDCTCFIGGTGGIYFYNIIEQSEIENDGICGLAENGTGTIMRLSNSQTDSNGEVLYYNTVKLFDKNYNIKEFELISGGQDTDREYILKKVRDYTSYNKTLDKYENELVITHVTINNGQNYVIDRVTDAIGNYNKYLYSNNLLVELQIVKKKSDNKYSLLKWIEFKYGSGTPYLDQVIHYYIGSASEGINDYDYDNDYGLTQAKNSTTPGVSYQYNSLGQVKTIQQFNGSSLGEWVDITYATKATTFTDVYGKSIRYTFDNYGHTVNVADSNGNAKFLAYQNIYDYKYDDFDIFMYNQNHKLISESNTKKDKFNPVKDYSFEDLTFLSHPNGWYIYNGSANGTTIHSNDGVFGNSSFMIVNTVNSDIELRQDLVLDKGIYTLSGLIKNPNNTTGAYLAIENYNSQYITLLESSPKKIYNQPGWQYYFIEFEVTQNNTPLTIALQNEVTVSNQDSTSSANFDNIHINRNYIEEENNMILDDSFEDNSSNWVGYFSNVPYAARATVFDEILGDRAARISGQLNSELSLWQSIDINHFNNMIDLGRTEDGQYYIPRGTNIVFGGWAEAKMLPDKENYNRKLQIQLIVTDVYGYENTYKIDMNSEVDDWQQKLDSVILTDDIVNLKIRLVYQGTGYAYFDNIQLYIEEFGNKYHYSEFGNLIGVTDPKGKMTDYCYAATGSGECFYLSDYLTYASTLEQGYENYRQAIRNESYYRVELNNVLGVKTSDGLEIRYTYDDLYKLTTQSFTDKTNKTYQSSFGYNENGQLLVTQIGDLHGEYIEQTNYYDENSFNQYLDKYIDEFGNEVDIDYNAVNGLLDEVKNYNSSIKYDYDDFGYLETVKGYDSPEPATDTPITSNRYTYHNGLIEKIYVNDFIYYYTYDDFGNVIKVQLFDSNENLINTLMTNNYETVTKMVMGEPYVIQTGKLLSKVFGNNSSIVYSYNDDQVVDGMKDYSNRLEKDYRYVYNSLGQEVIVVEQLSSQNSIYYYNKSNNLEKVLDEQGNVLQFGYDETLGYVNEYIQSLFGVTISTEFLYDENTQNYDQTTFKTVNGRVVVKDYQYSTDALNRLETIQITIDGQKINIDIEYDDSSVVHGNSTTRIKKIELSKNDLVFRTMTYNYDEVGNIKQYVDKDNSMNQTLQYNYKYDSLNQLLREDIHTPSKQVTKSYEYENHGNIQYVREYNYTDPMLEISGTPISIIKYFYDSEWKDQLKRVSYVDSSDTVLSDIYNSSSYDGQGNPVYNNEYYYYWKGRELTAVFDRVSLFATYKYNDQGIRIYKKTHYGEYTYQLNGDKVIYEEIKRSSSTDKITYTYDVDGKLFSMIVNKNNVTTEYWYMRNLQGDIIALLDNNGTQVVKYTYDAWGNKIDTYDNSGIDLAKLNPYCYRGYRYDEETGWYYLNSRYYNPEIGRFINSDGLIGEIGDILGHNMYSYCGNNPVMRVDPSGYAWWNWALSGAAVVGGTVLCFVPGMQVIGVGFIVGGTSGLVSNTMDALGVDSKLACQISAGIDIIGGTALLFTPFASVGASMIGSGVGSFAGGYISEGLGGSYELGSFIGSIGGGIAGGKIADTFSTRYLNNIVTNPSAIEGQSLTKVKMATRLSSKYKVGVMQRSKSNPYGGFTATNKMNVSYGYIQYHPGTLRHYNGAPYWKVTSSFNKAKRFPY, from the coding sequence ATGTTTAAAAATATTATGAAAGCTAGATTGTTTAAGAATGTTAGTAGAAAAACAAAAAAGAAAATGAAAATAATAGTGACTTTCATTTTAGCGTTCTCACTTTTCTTATCAAATCTACCTATACAAAATTTTTTTGAAGTTGTTGGACAGACAAATAATAATCTATATAAAAAAGAAAAAAAAGAAAAAATTAAAAATTATGAGCGAGATGTTGTCTATGAGTTAAGGGAAAAACGCGATCAATATTCGAAAGTGTTTTTGAAAGATGATTATTCATATGAAAAAGTCATTTATGATGAACCGGTTCATTTTTTGAAAAATAATGAATGGGTTGATATTAACAATTCACTCACATTGAACAAGGTAACGAGTGAGTATGAGAATAAAGATAATGCATATAAGATAAAATTACCTAAAGAAATCAAAGATAATAAACGGTTTAAATTAGATTTTGAAGGGTATAAAATAGAATGGTCATTACGAAATAGTTTAGTTAGCAATATTGATATTCAAAAACAAAATATAAAGAGTGATGATCCTCGCAATCAAGAAAATATTCATCAATCGATTATGTACTCTAATGTATTAGAAAATGTTAACTTAGAGTACATCTTAAAAGGTGAAGAAGTAAAAGAAAATATTATTTTAAATCAATATATAGAAAACTTTAGCTTAACCTTTGATTATAAGATTAAAGGATTAAGTATTTCCTATAATGATTCTGGAAATTTAATTTTTGTTGATGGGAATAAAGAAATTCTTCATTTTGATTCATTATATATGATTGATGCGAAAGGAGAAATCAGTGAAGATGTACAGTTAAGTATTACAGAACAAGGTAATCATCAGTACGAAATAAAAATTATTCCTAATGATGAATGGATAAGGAGTAGTGAACGTCAATTCCCAATCAAAATTGACCCTACAATTAAAATGTCGCATACTTCAACAACATCTATTAGAGATAAATATGTCATTAAAGGTTCTAGTAATCCATATGATAATTCATTTTTAAAAGTTGGGAATAGGTCAAGCACAGTTTATAGAAGTTATTTAGAATTTGATTTAAGTCAATTTCTTGATACAAAGATTATCAATTATGCATTACTTGAATTGAATGTTTACAGTAAGAGTTGTAGTTCTGTATGTCAAATTAATTTGTATGGTGTAAGTTCCTCTGAAAATTATACTGATATTACTGGTTCGAATTTACCAAATTTAGAAGGCTTTTACCGTATTTTTGATTATGAGAATTTATCAAATAGTGATAAAGTTTATGATGATATATTAGATACATATAACAATAAGACTACTTACTTTTGGGATTTTACCAAGTTAATGCAAATTTGGGTCAGCAATAAGGAAACAAAAGGAACTGTAGAATTACGTAACAATAATGAAAATTTAACTAGTAATTATGTCTATTTTAATTCTTCAAGTGTTACGAGTATTCCACTTAAACCAGTTGTTAAAATCGGATTTAATGAACAAGTTGGAATTGAAGATTATTGGACCTATCATACTCAAAATGCAGGTGAAGCAGGAATAGGATATGTAAACGATTATACTGGCAATTTAACGTTTATTAACACGCTTTATCAAACTAGTACAGAGCGGAATTCTTACAGCCTTCAACATGTTTATAATTATGTAAATCGAAATGTGAATAAAGGGTACGGATATGGTTGGAGTGTAAATTTTGATCAACGTATTTTTTATGATAAAGAAAATAACTTATATTATCATTTAGATGGAGATGGAACTAAGCAATATTATGTGTTTGATGAAAAAAAAGATTGTACATGTTTTATAGGAGGAACAGGAGGAATTTACTTCTATAATATAATTGAACAAAGTGAAATAGAAAATGATGGGATTTGTGGATTAGCCGAAAATGGTACAGGTACGATTATGCGACTTAGTAATAGTCAAACTGATAGTAACGGTGAAGTCTTATATTATAATACAGTCAAATTATTTGATAAGAATTATAACATAAAAGAGTTTGAATTAATTTCTGGTGGACAAGATACCGATAGAGAATACATATTAAAAAAGGTTAGGGATTATACAAGTTATAATAAAACTTTAGACAAGTATGAAAATGAGTTAGTAATTACCCATGTGACAATAAATAATGGACAAAATTATGTAATTGATCGTGTAACGGATGCTATAGGTAATTATAATAAATATTTATACTCAAATAACCTTTTAGTTGAATTACAAATCGTTAAAAAAAAGAGTGATAATAAATATTCACTTCTGAAATGGATAGAGTTTAAATATGGAAGTGGTACACCTTATTTAGATCAGGTTATCCACTATTATATAGGATCAGCATCTGAGGGGATTAATGATTATGATTATGATAATGATTATGGTTTAACACAAGCTAAAAATAGTACAACTCCAGGTGTAAGTTACCAATATAACAGCTTAGGTCAGGTCAAAACAATTCAACAATTTAATGGTTCAAGTCTTGGTGAATGGGTAGATATAACCTATGCCACAAAAGCAACAACGTTTACTGATGTTTACGGAAAAAGTATAAGATATACCTTTGATAATTATGGTCATACAGTGAATGTTGCGGATAGTAATGGAAACGCCAAATTTCTTGCTTATCAAAATATTTATGATTACAAATACGATGATTTTGATATATTCATGTACAATCAAAATCATAAATTAATATCCGAATCCAATACAAAAAAGGATAAGTTTAACCCTGTGAAAGATTACAGTTTTGAAGACCTAACATTTTTATCACATCCGAATGGATGGTATATATATAACGGTTCAGCAAATGGAACAACAATTCACTCAAATGATGGTGTATTCGGGAATAGTAGCTTTATGATTGTAAACACTGTAAATAGCGATATTGAATTAAGACAAGATTTAGTATTGGATAAAGGAATATATACCTTATCAGGCCTTATTAAAAACCCAAATAATACGACAGGGGCTTATTTAGCGATAGAAAATTATAATAGCCAATATATAACACTACTTGAAAGCTCGCCTAAAAAAATTTATAATCAGCCAGGATGGCAATATTATTTCATTGAATTTGAAGTCACTCAAAATAACACACCATTAACTATAGCACTTCAAAATGAGGTTACTGTTTCTAATCAAGATTCAACTTCATCTGCCAATTTTGATAACATACATATCAATCGAAATTATATTGAAGAAGAGAATAATATGATCTTAGATGATTCATTTGAAGACAACAGTTCAAATTGGGTAGGTTATTTTTCAAATGTTCCTTATGCTGCTAGAGCAACAGTCTTTGATGAAATTTTAGGGGATCGTGCAGCTCGTATTTCTGGTCAGCTTAATAGTGAACTATCTTTATGGCAATCAATTGATATAAATCATTTTAATAATATGATAGATTTGGGTCGTACTGAAGATGGTCAATATTATATACCTAGAGGAACAAATATTGTTTTTGGTGGTTGGGCTGAAGCAAAAATGTTACCTGATAAAGAAAACTATAACCGAAAACTACAAATACAGTTAATCGTAACTGATGTATATGGTTATGAAAACACTTATAAAATAGATATGAATAGTGAAGTAGATGATTGGCAACAAAAGCTAGATTCAGTCATTTTAACTGACGACATAGTGAATTTAAAAATTCGGCTTGTGTACCAAGGTACAGGATATGCATATTTTGATAATATCCAGCTTTATATTGAAGAGTTTGGGAATAAATATCATTATAGTGAATTTGGAAACTTAATCGGTGTTACTGATCCAAAAGGGAAAATGACTGATTATTGTTATGCGGCAACAGGTTCTGGAGAGTGTTTTTATTTATCAGATTACCTCACATATGCATCAACTTTAGAACAAGGTTATGAGAATTATAGACAAGCTATTAGAAATGAGTCTTATTATAGGGTCGAATTGAATAATGTATTAGGTGTCAAAACATCAGATGGATTAGAAATTCGTTATACATACGATGACTTATATAAATTAACTACTCAATCATTTACAGATAAAACCAATAAGACATATCAATCTTCATTTGGTTATAATGAGAATGGTCAATTACTCGTTACACAAATTGGGGATTTACATGGTGAATACATAGAACAAACAAATTATTATGATGAAAATTCATTTAACCAATATCTTGATAAGTATATTGATGAATTTGGAAATGAAGTTGATATAGATTACAATGCGGTAAATGGTTTACTAGATGAAGTTAAGAATTATAATAGCTCTATTAAATATGATTATGATGATTTTGGTTACTTAGAAACGGTTAAAGGCTATGATAGCCCAGAACCGGCAACTGATACACCTATTACTTCTAATCGATATACGTATCATAATGGATTAATTGAAAAGATTTATGTAAATGACTTTATTTACTATTATACTTATGATGATTTCGGAAATGTCATAAAAGTCCAGTTATTTGATAGTAATGAAAATTTAATCAACACTTTAATGACTAACAATTATGAGACAGTAACTAAAATGGTAATGGGAGAACCTTATGTTATTCAAACAGGTAAATTACTTTCAAAGGTATTTGGAAATAATAGTTCAATTGTCTATAGTTATAATGATGATCAAGTAGTGGATGGAATGAAAGATTACTCAAATAGATTAGAGAAAGACTATCGATATGTTTACAATAGTTTAGGACAAGAAGTAATTGTGGTTGAACAATTAAGTAGTCAAAACTCTATTTACTATTATAATAAGAGTAATAATTTAGAAAAAGTGCTCGATGAACAAGGAAATGTGTTACAATTTGGGTATGATGAAACATTAGGGTATGTTAATGAATATATACAATCACTATTTGGTGTCACAATCTCAACTGAATTTTTATATGATGAAAACACTCAAAATTATGATCAAACAACTTTTAAAACAGTTAATGGGCGAGTAGTTGTTAAAGATTATCAGTATTCAACAGATGCTTTAAATCGATTAGAAACAATTCAAATTACAATAGATGGGCAAAAAATTAATATCGATATCGAATATGACGATTCATCAGTTGTTCATGGAAATTCAACAACTCGAATTAAGAAAATAGAGTTGTCAAAAAATGATTTAGTATTTAGAACCATGACTTATAATTATGATGAAGTCGGAAATATTAAACAATATGTTGACAAAGATAATTCAATGAATCAAACGCTGCAGTATAATTATAAATATGATTCACTTAATCAACTACTTCGTGAAGATATCCATACACCATCTAAACAAGTTACTAAATCATATGAGTACGAAAACCATGGGAATATTCAGTATGTTAGAGAGTATAATTACACTGATCCAATGCTTGAAATCTCAGGAACACCGATTTCAATTATAAAGTATTTTTATGATAGTGAATGGAAAGATCAATTAAAACGAGTATCCTATGTTGATAGTAGTGACACCGTATTATCAGATATATATAATTCATCTAGTTATGATGGTCAAGGAAATCCTGTATATAACAATGAGTATTATTATTATTGGAAGGGAAGGGAGTTAACTGCTGTTTTTGATAGGGTATCATTATTTGCGACATATAAGTATAATGATCAAGGGATTAGGATCTACAAGAAAACCCATTATGGTGAATACACGTATCAATTAAATGGTGATAAGGTTATTTATGAAGAAATAAAACGGTCAAGTTCAACTGATAAAATTACGTATACATACGATGTAGATGGAAAATTATTCAGTATGATTGTCAACAAAAATAATGTAACAACAGAATACTGGTATATGCGAAATTTACAAGGAGATATCATTGCATTACTGGACAATAATGGTACTCAAGTAGTAAAATATACATATGATGCATGGGGAAATAAAATTGATACTTATGACAATTCAGGAATTGATCTAGCTAAATTAAATCCATATTGTTATCGTGGATATCGATATGATGAAGAGACAGGTTGGTACTATCTTAACAGTCGTTATTATAATCCTGAGATTGGTAGATTTATTAATTCGGATGGGTTAATTGGAGAAATTGGTGATATATTAGGTCACAACATGTATTCGTATTGTGGAAATAATCCAGTTATGAGAGTAGATCCTAGTGGTTATGCCTGGTGGAATTGGGCATTATCAGGAGCTGCCGTTGTTGGTGGAACTGTTCTATGTTTTGTGCCAGGAATGCAAGTGATTGGTGTTGGTTTTATTGTAGGAGGAACCTCTGGTCTGGTTTCGAATACAATGGACGCTCTTGGAGTAGACTCTAAATTAGCTTGTCAGATATCAGCAGGAATTGATATAATCGGTGGGACAGCATTATTATTTACGCCGTTTGCTTCCGTTGGTGCAAGTATGATAGGATCAGGGGTAGGATCATTTGCTGGTGGGTATATAAGTGAGGGACTAGGAGGGAGTTATGAACTTGGCTCATTCATCGGAAGTATTGGTGGTGGTATTGCTGGAGGAAAAATTGCGGATACATTCTCAACAAGGTATTTAAATAATATAGTAACGAATCCATCTGCAATAGAAGGGCAATCGCTAACAAAAGTGAAAATGGCTACCCGGTTGTCATCCAAATACAAAGTGGGTGTTATGCAACGCAGCAAGTCTAATCCATATGGAGGGTTCACTGCAACTAACAAGATGAATGTATCTTATGGTTATATACAATATCATCCAGGAACTTTACGACATTACAATGGAGCACCATATTGGAAAGTAACGAGTTCTTTTAATAAGGCAAAAAGATTTCCCTATTAA
- a CDS encoding helix-turn-helix domain-containing protein yields MNEVLTVKEIVEYLRCDIMTVYKLIHEGRIKTVNIGTEKKPKYRILKEWFESFLNGTTE; encoded by the coding sequence ATGAACGAAGTATTAACAGTAAAAGAAATTGTTGAGTATTTACGTTGTGATATCATGACTGTTTATAAACTCATCCATGAAGGGAGAATAAAGACAGTAAATATCGGAACTGAAAAAAAGCCAAAATACAGAATTTTAAAAGAATGGTTTGAAAGTTTTTTGAATGGAACGACTGAATAA
- a CDS encoding helix-turn-helix domain-containing protein, with product MTYTTKTLAKHWDCCVDSIRRLIKNKQLKAFKIGTDWRIPEHEVKRYEENIVNE from the coding sequence ATGACATACACAACAAAAACACTAGCAAAACATTGGGATTGCTGTGTCGACAGTATAAGAAGATTAATCAAAAATAAACAACTAAAAGCGTTTAAAATCGGTACTGACTGGAGAATACCAGAACATGAAGTTAAACGTTATGAAGAAAATATTGTTAATGAATAA
- a CDS encoding RHS repeat-associated core domain-containing protein produces the protein MQGDIVNIVDSYGSIKVSYIYDAWGNIIHTTDNTGSLELAKKNPYRYRGYRFDEETGWYYLQSRYYNPEIGRFINADGLIGETGDILGHNMYAYTQNNPVMMVDPSGEFAWVSYSRCCSWSSSRRSICLLYNW, from the coding sequence ATTCAAGGTGATATTGTAAATATAGTTGACTCATATGGTAGTATTAAGGTATCATATATATATGATGCATGGGGAAATATTATCCATACAACTGACAATACAGGTAGTTTAGAATTAGCTAAAAAGAACCCATATCGTTATAGAGGGTATCGATTTGATGAAGAAACAGGATGGTATTATTTACAATCTAGATATTATAACCCTGAGATAGGTCGTTTCATCAATGCGGACGGGTTGATTGGAGAAACAGGAGATATTCTAGGTCACAATATGTATGCTTATACGCAGAATAATCCGGTGATGATGGTTGATCCTAGTGGTGAATTTGCATGGGTTAGTTATAGTAGGTGCTGTAGTTGGAGCAGTAGCAGGAGGAGTATATGCTTATTATACAACTGGTAG
- a CDS encoding tyrosine-type recombinase/integrase yields MLDYAFTKDLIIVNPMTKVKFKISQANLKEVKPVNLDDFKKYVDYAKQNKKYYFGLLLIYYTGMRIGEILAIKHKDFDYDSNTFDINKSQIRNGKIGDPKKGKSRKGIIHENLAELHFEIRTWQNQHKKVFKDEYRDNDLIICNEDGSPIINVKIRMYIFDHLIMYIFNFLR; encoded by the coding sequence GTGTTAGATTACGCATTTACTAAAGATTTGATTATTGTAAATCCAATGACAAAAGTTAAATTCAAGATATCTCAAGCAAATCTAAAAGAAGTTAAACCAGTTAATTTAGATGATTTTAAAAAATATGTTGATTACGCTAAACAAAACAAAAAATATTACTTTGGGTTGCTATTGATATATTATACAGGTATGCGTATTGGTGAAATACTTGCTATCAAACATAAAGATTTTGATTATGATTCTAATACTTTCGATATTAACAAGTCACAGATAAGAAATGGTAAAATTGGTGACCCTAAAAAGGGAAAAAGCCGTAAAGGAATAATTCATGAGAATTTAGCAGAATTACATTTTGAAATAAGAACCTGGCAAAACCAACATAAAAAAGTATTTAAAGATGAATATAGAGATAATGATTTAATAATTTGTAATGAAGATGGTTCCCCTATTATAAATGTCAAGATAAGAATGTACATTTTTGATCATTTAATAATGTACATTTTTAATTTTCTTCGATAA
- the istB gene encoding IS21-like element helper ATPase IstB translates to MTTAHEQLISNLEYLKLKEMKNHLDDTINFINKNNLSFVDGLIKLTTYEIDYKEASMIKAMVKVGAFPHYKELKDFDFSFQENINKEQILDFESHRFIHQCENIVFMGTSGVGKTHLSTSIGISAAKKRISTYFIKCHNLIAQLKKAKLENRLNDRLKHFTKYKLLIIDELGYLPIDKEDSKLFFQLIDRRYEKRSTIITTNINFSNWDDIFKDPIIANAILDRVLHHAHVVNITGKSYRLKNYFIEEN, encoded by the coding sequence ATGACAACAGCACACGAGCAATTAATCTCAAATTTAGAATATTTAAAATTAAAAGAAATGAAAAATCATTTAGACGATACTATTAACTTTATTAATAAAAATAATCTATCTTTCGTTGATGGGCTTATTAAGTTAACAACATATGAAATTGATTATAAAGAGGCTAGTATGATCAAAGCTATGGTTAAAGTAGGCGCGTTCCCCCATTACAAAGAATTGAAGGATTTTGACTTCTCTTTCCAAGAAAATATAAACAAAGAACAAATATTAGATTTTGAGAGTCATAGATTCATCCATCAATGCGAGAACATCGTTTTTATGGGAACGAGTGGTGTTGGTAAAACCCACTTATCTACATCAATAGGTATATCCGCTGCGAAGAAGCGTATATCAACATACTTTATAAAATGTCATAATTTGATAGCCCAGTTAAAGAAAGCTAAGTTAGAAAATCGCTTAAACGATAGGCTCAAGCATTTTACCAAGTACAAATTATTGATTATTGACGAACTAGGTTATTTACCTATCGACAAAGAAGATTCTAAATTGTTCTTTCAGCTAATAGATAGACGATATGAAAAACGAAGTACGATAATTACAACCAACATTAACTTTTCTAATTGGGATGATATTTTTAAAGACCCTATAATAGCTAACGCCATTCTTGATCGAGTTCTTCATCATGCTCATGTAGTTAACATTACAGGTAAATCTTATCGACTTAAAAATTACTTTATCGAAGAAAATTAA
- the istA gene encoding IS21 family transposase, with the protein MILNYEIDTNIEIQKLTDLKVLKNLMETTNLKVNKSRLARELNVDRRTISKYINGYEKSKNRKRSSIVDDYYDLIKDLLNDKIKVFEYKKVLWQYLSDNYGLKCAESSFRRYISKTPEFQEYFDQKKKSAIKAPSVIRYETDKGHQAQLDWKESMNFVLDTGEVITINIFVLLLSYSRFRVYRLSLTKSQDILFNFIDEAFQAFGGVPHEILTDNMKTVMDVPRTEYSKGKVNNKFQQFANDYGFEVKPCIAGRPNTKAKVESPMKILDELKAYSGDLNYEQLVKKVQEINNRENSRLHRAYDMIPLFGLQNEKDFLQSPPRDTIRNPYLIKTITAKVNSSSMISYKGNQYSVPPKYMNRTLQLQVYDNQIHTYSNTNLVTIHSLSSKKLNYLEEHYIQIARMTLSFDDEDIQKFAKENLNKIGERYK; encoded by the coding sequence ATGATACTAAACTATGAAATAGATACTAATATAGAAATACAGAAATTAACTGATTTAAAGGTACTAAAGAATTTAATGGAAACAACAAACTTAAAGGTAAATAAAAGTCGATTAGCAAGAGAGTTAAATGTTGATAGAAGAACGATAAGTAAGTATATTAATGGTTATGAGAAGTCTAAAAATAGAAAACGATCAAGTATAGTAGATGATTATTATGACTTAATTAAGGATTTACTCAATGATAAAATAAAAGTTTTTGAATATAAAAAAGTGCTTTGGCAGTATCTTAGTGATAATTATGGACTAAAATGTGCTGAATCATCATTTAGGCGATATATAAGTAAAACACCAGAATTTCAAGAGTACTTTGATCAAAAGAAAAAAAGTGCTATCAAAGCACCTTCAGTTATACGTTATGAAACAGATAAAGGTCACCAAGCACAGCTAGATTGGAAAGAATCAATGAATTTCGTACTTGATACAGGAGAAGTCATCACAATCAATATATTCGTTTTATTACTGAGTTACTCAAGGTTTAGAGTTTATAGATTATCATTAACTAAATCTCAAGACATACTGTTTAACTTCATAGACGAAGCATTTCAAGCATTTGGTGGTGTACCTCATGAAATACTAACTGATAATATGAAAACAGTAATGGATGTACCAAGAACTGAATATTCAAAAGGAAAAGTAAATAATAAATTTCAACAATTCGCTAATGATTATGGATTTGAAGTTAAACCCTGTATCGCAGGCAGACCAAATACAAAAGCAAAGGTTGAATCCCCTATGAAAATTTTAGATGAATTAAAAGCATATAGTGGTGATTTAAATTATGAACAATTAGTAAAAAAGGTACAAGAAATAAACAACAGAGAAAACAGTAGGTTACATAGAGCTTATGATATGATTCCACTATTTGGCCTACAAAATGAAAAAGATTTCTTACAGTCCCCTCCACGAGACACGATAAGAAATCCATACTTGATTAAAACCATAACAGCGAAAGTAAACTCATCATCAATGATTAGTTATAAGGGTAATCAATATTCAGTACCACCTAAATATATGAACCGTACACTTCAACTGCAGGTATATGATAATCAAATTCACACATATTCTAACACAAATTTGGTGACAATACACTCGTTAAGTAGTAAAAAGTTGAATTATTTAGAGGAGCACTATATACAGATTGCCAGAATGACTCTATCTTTTGATGATGAAGATATTCAAAAATTCGCAAAAGAAAATCTTAACAAGATAGGAGAACGTTATAAATAA
- a CDS encoding tyrosine-type recombinase/integrase: MYFRRLDDKTIKVRPHQIRHTFATMLQGMNPKEIQQLLGHSDLETTLNIYTHFKPYQENTIENLEKEFKKYKM; encoded by the coding sequence ATGTATTTTAGACGACTTGATGATAAAACAATAAAAGTTAGACCTCACCAAATACGCCATACATTCGCTACAATGCTACAAGGGATGAATCCAAAAGAAATACAACAACTTCTAGGACATAGCGATTTAGAAACAACATTAAATATCTATACTCACTTCAAACCATACCAGGAAAACACCATAGAAAACCTTGAAAAAGAGTTTAAAAAATATAAAATGTAG